A single genomic interval of Coccidioides posadasii str. Silveira chromosome 1, complete sequence harbors:
- a CDS encoding uncharacterized protein (SECRETED:SignalP(1-20)~EggNog:ENOG410PN94~COG:S~TransMembrane:1 (n7-15c20/21o624-641i)), producing the protein MRFFRSFLLLSAPLYPQAYGQGEAYTPVLESHGSGSQVPSTRNSSLPASTDLPSPTQIEDVTSSAVYASRPADDSDSLEVYCLHSKCYTSTRLITRTFSWPTHWPSKYPEPPCHDPWCWWWKTVTKTIVKTETATEVVTEITTDIETETVTVPVTVTDEETLTLPQDTITLPPETITDVTTLPPETTTEVVTLPPVTSTITTTLPPDTVTVPGGVTTLPPRTITVTTTLPASTVTRVTTLPPRVSTIYQTVSHTKTIPGTDRTVTRTVDYISICPSRTLNPTFTPTAPVPSHYIWGCPPGTLCRPRHGPEDGNCNFEVGLPGADFFCSPEECGPPLPERPPQYWGEPVFGTQVEKYVVSPGYYYLDPRMFGLDFDVFVFDNTTSEYSEHGLHKRQGDIQLPSNCMDECSNVALPIQSGISRDELCLIGSDFLQFVSECRDCIDLFAEPGGGTFPDIQPQFAQFLNYCEQHPGESSVSPEPQLPSSTTRDTGSSTEPSTSAPTSSSSSPSSSPSSAPPSSPSSSSSFSSSPSSSSSSSSSPSSSSSYTPDSSSVSTRSSAPESSRPTSQSETTPEMSTTVPTEPPYPTTTPTQTTAMTSHPSDGIPIPPSTTPIEFPGVATAIQPLPWTSLMGSIAVMLFAFF; encoded by the exons ATGAGGTTTTTTCGTTCCTTCCTCCTTTTGAGCGCGCCGCTCTACCCTCAAGCTTACGGGCAAGGCGAAGCGTATACCCCAGTCCTCGAGAGTCATGGCTCTGGGTCCCAGGTTCCTTCGACGAGGAATAGCTCCCTTCCAGCCTCCACGGACCTGCCATCGCCAACGCAGATTGAAGATGTAACATCCTCGGCTGTTTATGCAAGTCGACCAGCAGATGACAGTGACTCG CTTGAGGTTTACTGTCTTCATTCCAAATGCTATACATCTACAAGACTGATCACAAGAACTTTCTCATGGCCCACCCACTGGCCCAGTAAATATCCCGAACCACCCTGCCACGACCCATGGtgttggtggtggaagacTGTCACAAAGACTATTGTCAAGACAGAAACCGCCACAGAGGTTGTCACAGAGATCACTACAGATATTGAGACTGAGACTGTCACTGTGCCCGTCACTGTGACAGATGAGGAAACACTCACCTTGCCCCAAGATACCATCACTCTTCCCCCAGAGACCATTACTGATGTTACTACTCTTCCCCCCGAGACAACAACTGAGGTGGTCACCCTGCCTCCTGTCACAAGCACCATTACCACTACACTTCCTCCTGATACAGTGACAGTTCCCGGTGGGGTAACTACGCTTCCACCGCGAACAATAACTGTGACAACAACTTTGCCCGCAAGCACAGTGACTAGAGTCACCACGCTCCCGCCCAGAGTATCTACAATCTATCAAACAGTCTCTCACACAAAAACAATCCCGGGAACAGACCGCACTGTGACAAGAACAGTGGATTACATTTCGATCTGTCCATCACGCACATTGAACCCAACTTTTACTCCAACTGCGCCAGTTCCATCACATTATATTTGGGGTTGTCCACCGGGCACTCTTTGCAGGCCAAGGCACGGCCCCGAAGACGGTAACTGTAACTTCGAAGTTGGTCTCCCTGGCGCAGACTTTTTTTGCAGTCCGGAGGAATGCGGGCCGCCACTGCCCGAACGCCCGCCACAATATTGGGGTGAACCAGTGTTTGGAACACAAGTTGAGAAATATGTTGTTTCCCCGGGTTATTATTACCTTGATCCTCGAATGTTCGGCCTCGATTTCGATGTATTTGTGTTCGATAATACAACGAGTGAATACAGCGAACACGGCTTACACAAGCGCCAAGGTGACATTCAGTTACCTTCTAACTGCATGGACGAGTGCAGTAATGTGGCCCTCCCCATCCAAAGCGGGATAAGTCGTGATGAGCTTTGTCTTATCGGCTCCGATTTCCTACAGTTTGTAAGCGAGTGCAGGGACTGCATTGACCTTTTCGCCGAACCCGGCGGTGGCACATTCCCGGATATCCAACCTCAATTCGCGCAGTTCCTAAATTATTGTGAGCAACATCCAGGCGAATCTAGCGTCAGCCCGGAACCACAGCTTCCTTCAAGTACCACCCGAGACACCGGTTCGTCCACTGAGCCCTCAACTTCTGCTcctacttcttcttcttcttccccctcttcttccccctCTTCTGCTCCCCCGTCTTcgccttcttcctcttcctctttctcttcttcgccttcttcctcttcatcttcctcttcttcgccttcttcatcttcttcttatacACCTGATAGCTCTTCTGTTTCTACACGTTCTTCAGCGCCTGAGTCATCTCGGCCAACATCTCAATCAGAGACCACACCAGAAATGAGCACCACGGTCCCCACGGAACCTCCTTATCCAACAACGACGCCCACACAAACCACCGCTATGACTAGTCATCCCAGTGATGGGATTCCAATTCCTCCTTCTACTACGCCCATAGAATTCCCAGGAGTTGCGACAGCTATTCAGCCACTTCCATGGACCTCTCTCATGGGAAGCATAGCTGTAATGTTATTTGCATTTTTTTGA
- the ARL3 gene encoding ADP-ribosylation factor protein 3 (EggNog:ENOG410PJ7U~COG:U~BUSCO:12436at33183), with the protein MYHLAKSLYFYATSREEYSVLLLGLDNAGKTTLLNQIKTLYLPSPNTDDPRRSDVGRTVPTVGQNVATIPLQDMYLKIWDVGGQISMRGLWQSYYTSCHAIIFVVDSADVGDDADVSRLGSSKASDPSAHDPEPADEQLKPIDPAGNFGRLNECRQVLESVLQHSDAIGVPILVLANKQDREDCVEVVRIKEGFVRKVFEGEEGGGVRDSRVLPVSALMGAGVREAVEWVRSRVRWNKETRPPVMR; encoded by the exons atgtaCCATCTAGCAAAGTCACTCTACTTTTATGCTACAAGTAGAGAAG AATACTCCGTCCTCCTCCTCGGCCTGGACAACGCCGGAAAGACCACGCTTCTCAACCAGATAAAGACCCTCTACCTCCCTTCCCCAAACACCGATGACCCCCGCAGATCAGACGTCGGGAGGACCGTCCCCACCGTCGGGCAGAATGTCGCCACCATTCCTCTGCAGGACATGTACTTGAAGATCTGGGACGTCGGCGGCCAGATCTCCATGCGAGGCCTGTGGCAGAGCTACTACACCAGCTGCCACGCCatcatcttcgtcgtcgACAGCGCTGACGTCGGGGACGACGCGGACGTCTCTCGTCTGGGCTCCTCGAAAGCATCGGATCCTTCCGCCCATGATCCCGAACCCGCTGACGAACAACTGAAACCCATAGACCCCGCGGGCAACTTTGGTCGGCTCAACGAGTGCCGGCAGGTTCTGGAATCCGTTTTGCAGCACTCTGATGCCATCGGCGTACCCATCCTCGTTCTCGCAAACAAGCAGGATAGGGAGGACTGTGTCGAGGTGGTCCGTATCAAAGAGGGATTCGTGCGAAAGGTATTCGAGGGTGAGGAAGGCGGTGGTGTGCGAGACAGCAGAGTTTTGCCCGTCAGCGCTCTCATGGGCGCTGGAGTCCGGGAAGCCGTGGAATGGGTACGCAGCCGCGTGAGGTGGAATAAAGAGACGAGGCCGCCGGTGATGAGATAG
- the DBP6 gene encoding ATP-dependent RNA helicase dbp6 (EggNog:ENOG410PIR2~COG:A~TransMembrane:1 (o653-672i)~BUSCO:3124at33183), whose translation MAFYARYIPPTSLSSIKSEDLLKSSKHKEDSRHADAAPPAIRSPQKKSRGPNNSSRPEPSINPESHSNTSSVEKKKKSRDANGTGGVRRARSPMETSPTSEASRADSPGQSEHRAQGSHEADEEPSPALSSPETSPSHTQTKSKQPKRKRMADDDLTVVEAAPPAKHAKILSKYERYTVQAPKASAAEEPGPDQEPVDQLAEEISTHGLTPLPQPAQAPEHSQQPSYATLPEWLAHPVVVSPDTHLPFTELGLHPKQISTLQSQGYSKAMPVQSAVLPLALKSEHRGDICVSAATGSGKTLSYVLPLISTIEPSPVSQLRGLIIVPTRELVKQARNTCELCAAGTGLRIGTAVGSTALKDEQSALMGQEQVYNFQAWKGKFSSVMTVSDWTNFDLQEYVAEVKECRGALPNHFAKTSPNIDILVSTPGRLVDHIRSTKGFTLKHLKWLVIDEADKLLNESFQEWSQTVLQAVESKGNDDAHPVPKDLCSLPKEQTVRKIILSATMTRDITKLNSLRLINPKLVEVRALDNSKGMLPSLLTGPPNTRVEGYQLPPTLNEMFVPVGDGSDKPLYLLELMASHLNIEAQGPIPDLPRLDRPSATSPSGSEESSDDDSYPAPSTVSNSGSPDSLPDIPASSRSALIFTKSSESALRLARLLALLSPSFADCIGVLVKSNKSSTARKTLAAYRQGKIRVVVATDRASRGLDLPALDHVISYDVPTSVTSYIHRVGRTARAGRRGVAWTLVAHNEGRWFSNEIVKGALDRGCRSVKRMTIKPSTDSDLRERYASALKQLEKEVVKRHKKHLAVDV comes from the coding sequence ATGGCATTCTACGCTCGCTATATACCCCCAACCTCGCTGTCTTCCATCAAATCAGAAGATTTGCTCAAATCCTCGAAGCACAAGGAGGATTCCCGCCATGCTGATGCGGCGCCGCCGGCAATTCGATCGCCGCAGAAGAAATCAAGGGGTCCCAACAATTCCTCTCGCCCGGAACCTTCGATCAACCCGGAAAGCCATTCAAATACGAGCTCTGtcgagaaaaagaagaagagtcgTGATGCCAATGGGACGGGGGGCGTACGGCGTGCGAGGTCGCCGATGGAGACCAGTCCCACCTCAGAGGCTTCGAGGGCCGATTCGCCAGGCCAAAGCGAACACAGAGCACAGGGGTCTCATGAGGCGGATGAAGAACCTTCGCCTGCTCTAAGCTCTCCTGAAACCTCTCCCAGCCACACACAGACGAAATCGAAACAGCCGAAAAGGAAACGGATGGCCGACGACGATCTCACGGTGGTGGAAGCCGCACCGCCAGCGAAGCACGCAAAAATCCTCTCCAAGTATGAAAGATACACAGTTCAAGCACCCAAGGCTTCCGCTGCTGAGGAACCGGGGCCTGATCAGGAACCAGTCGATCAACTGGCGGAAGAGATTTCTACACATGGTCTTACACCTTTGCCGCAGCCGGCGCAGGCGCCGGAACACTCCCAGCAGCCTTCCTACGCAACCCTCCCGGAATGGCTAGCGCACCCAGTTGTGGTCTCTCCTGATACTCATCTACCCTTTACAGAGCTTGGACTCCACCCGAAACAAATCTCTACCCTCCAAAGCCAAGGGTATTCTAAGGCGATGCCCGTCCAGTCAGCTGTCCTTCCACTGGCTTTGAAGAGCGAGCATAGGGGAGATATCTGTGTTTCTGCCGCCACAGGATCTGGGAAGACCCTTTCCTACGTCCTTCCTCTTATTTCGACGATTGAACCATCACCCGTCAGTCAATTACGAGGTTTAATCATCGTGCCAACGCGTGAACTTGTGAAGCAAGCCCGAAACACCTGTGAACTTTGCGCTGCAGGCACAGGCTTGCGGATCGGAACTGCTGTGGGGTCTACGGCTTTAAAGGATGAACAGTCAGCGCTGATGGGCCAAGAGCAGGTTTATAATTTTCAAGCTTGGAAGGGAAAATTTAGTTCTGTCATGACTGTCAGCGACTGGACGAATTTTGATCTTCAAGAATATGTAGCTGAAGTCAAGGAGTGCCGTGGCGCTCTGCCTAATCACTTTGCAAAGACTTCGCCAAATATCGATATCCTGGTGTCGACCCCTGGGCGCCTTGTAGATCACATCCGATCCACCAAGGGATTTACCTTGAAGCATCTAAAATGGCTAGTCATAGATGAGGCTGATAAGCTACTAAATGAGAGCTTTCAGGAATGGTCTCAGACTGTGCTTCAGGCGGTAGAATCAAAAGGCAACGATGATGCCCATCCGGTCCCTAAAGATTTATGCAGCTTACCTAAAGAGCAGACCGTTCGGAAGATAATATTAAGCGCCACGATGACAAGAGACATCACGAAGCTGAACTCACTGCGGTTGATAAATCCCAAACTTGTGGAGGTCCGCGCCCTCGACAACAGCAAAGGAATGTTGCCGTCATTGCTAACAGGGCCTCCTAACACCCGGGTTGAAGGCTATCAACTCCCTCCAACGTTAAATGAGATGTTTGTGCCGGTGGGAGACGGATCTGACAAGCCGCTCTACTTGCTTGAGCTGATGGCTTCTCATTTAAACATTGAGGCCCAGGGACCCATACCTGATCTACCTAGGCTTGACAGGCCGTCTGCTACTTCGCCTTCAGGCTCCGAAGAGTCATCAGACGATGATTCTTATCCTGCGCCCTCCACAGTTTCAAATTCTGGCTCTCCCGACAGCCTGCCGGACATTCCCGCTTCATCGCGTTCCGCGTTGATATTCACAAAATCATCAGAGTCTGCGTTGCGATTGGCTCGTCTTCTTGCGCTCCTAAGTCCCTCTTTCGCTGATTGTATTGGGGTTCTAGTTAAATCCAACAAGTCAAGCACAGCCCGAAAGACCTTGGCCGCATACCGGCAAGGCAAAATCCGGGTCGTCGTCGCTACCGATCGTGCTTCCCGAGGGCTTGATCTCCCCGCGTTAGATCATGTTATCAGCTATGATGTACCTACGAGTGTAACCAGCTATATCCACCGCGTGGGTCGGACAGCTCGCGCTGGACGGAGAGGAGTGGCATGGACGCTCGTCGCTCATAACGAAGGGCGATGGTTTTCAAATGAAATCGTCAAGGGTGCGTTGGACAGAGGTTGTCGGTCTGTCAAAAGGATGACCATCAAACCTTCCACTGATAGTGACTTACGAGAACGATACGCGTCTGCCctcaagcagcttgagaAGGAAGTTGTTAAAAGGCATAAAAAACACTTGGCCGTCGATGTGTGA
- a CDS encoding uncharacterized protein (EggNog:ENOG410PSAF~TransMembrane:1 (o34-53i)), which translates to MAGPSNLHLDPALQKYYDANKNRYKYFRWTPRTAWLSFCYMALVPGIIGYIGYKTDGKYDLRGKRRGDTIAEW; encoded by the exons ATGGCCGGCCCTTCGA ATCTTCATCTGGACCCCGCCctccagaaatactatg ATGCGAATAAAAACAGATACAAGTACTTCCGGTGGACGCCCAGAACAGCCTGGCTTTCGTTTTGCTACATGGCCCTCGTGCCCGGAATCATTGGATACATTGGTTACAAGACAGAT GGAAAATACGACTTGAGGGGCAAGCGAAGGGGTGACACCATTGCGGAGTGGTAG
- a CDS encoding uncharacterized protein (EggNog:ENOG410PNF8~COG:O): MASNQDVKITLYWLENSRAQRIVWLLEELRLPYGLKMFKRMKDMQADAQLKEIHPLGKSPVVTVETPYTPKPLVLAESGVIVGYLIDCFGSKDTLSQCERFRPGCDHSVGRESEAWMREQYFMHYVEGSLMPFLQLEAVVSNIRNAPVPFFIKPVTRMISNKVYEAYLGPNLRRHLDFLEEQIESSPEDGRYLCGNQLSGADILIVYALEVEEANGLLNQKDYPRLTAYLRRLRERDGFKQATAKVESAGGSTSPLPRQ; this comes from the exons ATGGCCTCTAACCAGGATGTCAAAATAACACTCTACTG GCTTGAAAACTCCCGTGCACAGCGGATTGTCTGGCTGCTGGAGGAGTTGAGGCTCCCCTATGGGTTGAAGATGTTCAAGCGGATGAAGGACATGCAGGCCGACGCTCAGCTGAAAGAGATTCATCCTCTAGGAAAATCACCAGTTGTCACAGTAGAGACACCGTATACCCCGAAACCGCTGGTCTTGGCGGAATCTGGAGTCATAGTGGGATATCTTATCGACTGCTTTGGGAGCAAAGATACCCTTAGCCAATGCGAGCGATTCCGGCCAGGTTGTGACCATTCTGTCGGGAGGGAGTCGGAGGCCTGGATGAGAGAGCAATACTTCATGCATTATGTGGAAGGGAGCTTGATGCCATTCCTTCAGCTTGAGGCCGTTGTCTCCA ACATTCGCAACGCCCCGGTACCCTTTTTCATTAAGCCAGTAACAAGAATGATATCCAACAAAGTCTACGAAGCCTACCTTGGTCCCAATTTGAGGAGACACCTGGATTTCTTGGAGGAACAAATCGAGTCGTCGCCAGAAGACGGCCGATATCTCTGTGGCAATCAGCTGTCCGGGGCTGATATCCTGATAGTTTACGCACTGGAAGTTGAAGAGGCAAATGGGCTTCTCAATCAGAAAGATTATCCGAGACTGACGGCATACCTGCGTCGTTTGCGAGAGCGTGATGGGTTCAAACAGGCTACTGCCAAGGTTGAATCAGCGGGCGGGAGTACGTCACCCTTACCTAGACAGTGA
- a CDS encoding uncharacterized protein (EggNog:ENOG410PQVW~COG:A~BUSCO:11960at33183) → MASNAEPSSPGIDRETTTPFHLKLFYRQNSFHHLSDFPIPSSSGGTSAPPLPPHLQIYTWYSCSLRELTHLLTSCLPSLLPDPVVGTRLSFRLIYPDSKGQFVGFGGSGAPGAHDEGRGRYLSKDIGSVIIGPKADTGGKDSSTEVDSSRLQGEDADRTLQDVRFIIGDYVECAILPPLSDGSVAPPISSRSIAGSSAVGGGMRAFPPVRENGFGRPRALGGGMGRGGLASIPSGEWRRGERIPDSGGRAYSRGHPRNRGRPY, encoded by the coding sequence ATGGCCTCCAACGCCGAACCCAGCTCCCCCGGAATAGATCGCGAAACCACCACGCCATTTCACCTGAAGCTATTCTATCGCCAAAATTCCTTTCATCACCTCTCCGATTTTCCGATCCCTTCGTCGTCCGGTGGGACCTCCGCTCCTCCGCTCCCCCCACACCTTCAGATCTACACATGGTACTCGTGCTCCCTGCGCGAGCTAACGCATCTCCTCACGTCATGTCTCCCGTCGCTGCTGCCTGACCCTGTTGTCGGGACGCGTCTTAGCTTTAGACTGATATATCCCGACAGCAAGGGCCAATTCGTGGGCTTTGGTGGCTCCGGTGCGCCAGGCGCTCATGACGAAGGGAGAGGGAGGTACCTCAGCAAGGATATTGGGAGTGTGATCATCGGCCCCAAAGCGGATACAGGAGGGAAGGATTCGTCTACGGAAGTTGATAGCAGTAGGCTACAGGGTGAAGATGCCGATCGCACTTTGCAAGATGTGCGGTTCATCATCGGTGACTACGTCGAATGTGCCATCTTACCTCCGCTTTCAGACGGGTCTGTCGCCCCACCAATTTCGTCAAGAAGCATAGCGGGAAGCTCAGCCGTCGGTGGCGGGATGCGGGCGTTCCCACCTGTGAGAGAGAACGGGTTTGGGCGTCCAAGAGCTCTAGGTGGTGGGATGGGACGAGGAGGACTAGCAAGCATCCCCAGCGGCGAATGGAGGAGGGGAGAACGCATTCCAGATAGTGGAGGAAGGGCTTACAGTCGTGGACACCCGAGAAATCGAGGGCGACCGTATTGA
- a CDS encoding uncharacterized protein (EggNog:ENOG410PKH4~COG:T~BUSCO:6226at33183), whose product MAATAPEPSSTDVVIVGNGPSALLLSYILHGNIPFYNPRTPHPDPILHEKLKDAPKLLDLDVDKLTDHFEASRFSYSTQALPLNSLLDSLARPNADTDETERNTCLEWRHLPEAAVPHVVLGDAPRPGGQWTECPKRTTWDIQSLSYAGMLSLPGYSFAEYHQDRFGSELPPFTRPSRREIADYYTAYPAAVGISDSVRSAETVANVSRTDSGFYIASHNLSCKFLVLASGIFTEPKPARPLLQPLLDIPASLATQPAARDPLLVIGSGFSAADAIISAPKDQKIIHIFKWDDKRPSPLKACHQQAYPEYAGIYRLMKRSSSANLREPSDGRERSWLRPASLTPFLKSREWASIYEGLPNTLVTDTGSNDKGAVVTLQLQDGTILQRQVSGLAYAVGRQGSLEYLDESVRSEVIPGDDKDSITTGSISASTLRNAALADLEVARNIFIIGSLTGDSLIRFAYGGCVYVAGKLVSREIRKDNGFRAPCHREQPKHMKFQPDGLMNGLDGHNDMHNDDNRQYHDVLPAGSPDIQSPRFPGLVWAKGKSWWNVLFSWSG is encoded by the exons ATGGCTGCAACCGCACCTGAACCGTCGTCCACCGACGTGGTCATCGTGG GTAACGGGCCATCCGCACTTCTGCTATCGTACATCCTCCATGGAAACATCCCATTCTACAACCCGCGGACCCCCCATCCGGACCCCATCCTCCACGAGAAGCTGAAGGATGCGCCTAAGCTTCTCGACCTGGATGTCGACAAGTTGACTGATCATTTCGAGGCCTCGCGGTTCTCGTACTCGACCCAGGCTCTTCCGCTCAACTCGCTTCTGGACTCTCTCGCACGTCCCAACGCAGACACGGATGAGACAGAGAGGAATACTTGCCTGGAGTGGCGCCATTTGCCAGAAGCAGCTGTTCCCCACGTGGTCCTAGGAGACGCCCCCCGCCCCGGAGGGCAATGGACGGAGTGTCCAAAGCGGACGACATGGGACATCCAGTCCCTCAGTTATGCGGGAATGCTATCCCTTCCAGGATACAGTTTTGCAGAGTATCATCAAGACCGCTTTGGATCAGAACTGCCTCCTTTCACGCGGCCTTCGAGGCGGGAGATAGCTGACTACTATACCGCCTATCCGGCTGCAGTCGGGATTTCCGACTCCGTCAGGTCCGCAGAGACCGTCGCAAACGTCTCCCGCACCGATAGCGGATTTTATATTGCATCGCACAACCTCAGTTGCAAATTCCTTGTCTTGGCATCGGGGATCTTCACAGAACCCAAGCCAGCGCGGCCACTTCTCCAGCCGCTCCTTGATATCCCAGCCTCACTCGCTACCCAGCCAGCGGCCAGAGACCCCCTGTTGGTGATTGGATCAGGGTTTTCCGCCGCAGATGCCATTATTTCCGCTCCCAAGGATCAGAAAATTATTCATATCTTTAAATGGGATGATAAAAGACCCTCACCGCTAAAGGCCTGCCACCAGCAGGCATATCCAGAATATGCTGGTATATATAGACTCATGAAGAGGAGTTCTTCGGCCAATTTGCGAGAGCCCTCTGATGGGCGCGAACGGTCATGGCTTCGACCGGCAAGCCTGACTCCTTTCTTGAAAAGTAGAGAGTGGGCCAGTATCTACGAGGGCTTGCCCAATACATTGGTGACAGATACAGGGTCAAATGACAAAGGGGCAGTTGTTACGCTGCAGCTCCAGGATGGTACGATCTTGCAACGTCAAGTCTCCGGGTTGGCATACGCTGTCGGCCGCCAAGGCTCACTGGAATACCTTGATGAATCCGTCAGGAGCGAGGTCATACCCGGTGACGATAAGGACAGCATCACAACAGGGTCGATATCCGCGTCAACTCTCCGTAATGCAGCCCTGGCGGACCTGGAAGTTGCGCGGAACATTTTTATCATCGGAAGCCTGACTGGCGACTCTTTGATTCGCTTTGCGTATGGAGGATGTGTGTATGTGGCCGGGAAGCTAGTATCCCGTGAAATCCGCAAAGACAACGGCTTCAGGGCTCCTTGTCACCGAGAACAGCCAAAACATATGAAATTTCAACCTGATGGCTTGATGAATGGTCTCGATGGCCACAATGATATGCATAATGACGATAATAGACAATACCATGATGTTTTGCCGGCAGGATCGCCGGACATCCAATCCCCCCGGTTTCCAGGACTGGTGTGGGCGAAAGGGAAAAGCTGGTGGAACGTTTTATTCTCATGGTCGGGTTAA
- the GPI3 gene encoding Phosphatidylinositol N-acetylglucosaminyltransferase gpi3 subunit (CAZy:GT4~EggNog:ENOG410PG2V~COG:M~TransMembrane:1 (o432-451i)~BUSCO:4428at33183) translates to MPYNIAMISDFFFPQPGGVESHIYQLSTKLIDRGHKVVIVTHAYKGRTGVRYLTNGLKVYHVPFFVIYRESTMPTVFSFFPMFRNIVIRERIEIVHAHQSLSSFCHEAILHARTMGLRTVFTDHSLYGFADAGSILTNKLIKFTLSDVDHVICVSHTCKENTVLRASLDPLMVSVIPNALVPENFRPLRYADRRDDRGEQVLRSAPRLLGPDDTITIVVVSRLFYNKGTDLLIAAIPRILEAHPNVRFIIAGSGPKAIDLEQMLERNVLQDKVELLGPIRHEEVRDVMIRGHIYLHPSLTEAFGTVIVEAASCGLYVVCTRVGGIPEVLPQHMTTFAKPEEDDLVQATGRAIAALRSNKVRTDRFHDQVRMMYSWTDVARRTERVYNGICGAISEEEFYGYLPGESWTGARGREHSFALIDRLKRYYGCGIWAGKLFCLCVVIDFLLYVFLEFWMPRTSIDIARDWPKKVNHEHGRHRTGQAPFNSSSVRSQDS, encoded by the exons ATGCCTTACAACATTGC GATGATAAGCGACTTCTTCTTCCCCCAGCCTG GCGGAGTGGAAAGTCACATATACCAACTCTCGACG AAATTGATTGATCGGGGACATAAAGTGGTTATCGTCACTCATGCATACAAGGGGCGAACCGGAGTACGATACCTAACGAACGGCCTGAAGGTCTATCATGTCCCTTTTTTTGTCATCTACCGAGAGTCCACAATGCCGACGGTATTCTCCTTCTTCCCCATGTTCCGTAATATCGTCATTCGAGAACGGATAGAGATCGTCCATGCCCACCAAAGCCTGAGTAGCTTCTGCCACGAAGCAATCCTCCATGCAAGAACCATGGGTCTGCGGACAGTTTTCACAGACCATTCGCTGTATGGATTTGCAGACGCCGGCTCTATACTGACGAACAAGCTCATAAAGTTTACGTTGAGCGACGTTGACCATGTGATATGTGTTAGCCATACTTG CAAAGAGAACACGGTGCTTAGGGCCTCTTTAGACCCACTGATGGTGTCGGTCATTCCGAACGCGCTGGTGCCTGAAAACTTCCGGCCGTTGCGTTATGCCGACCGTCGGGATGATCGAGGAGAACAGGTTCTGAGATCCGCACCACGGCTCTTAGGTCCCGATGACACGATCACCATCGTGGTTGTTTCCCGTCTCTTCTATAATAAAGGAACGGATCTTTTGATTGCAGCAATTCCAAGAATTCTCGAAGCGCATCCTAACGTGCGCTTTATCATTGCGGGAAGCGGGCCGAAGGCAATTGATCTCGAGCAGATGCTGGAACGGAACGTACTCCAGGATAAGGTAGAATTGCTGGGGCCTATCCGCCACGAAGAGGTTCGGGATGTGATGATTAGAGGCCATATATACCTTCACCCCAGCCTGACTGAGGCTTTTGGTACCGTGATAGTTGAAGCCGCGAGCTGTGGCTTATATGTCGTATGCACGCGGGTTGGAGGAATCCCGGAGGTCCTGCCCCAACACATGACTACATTTGCCAAACCTGAGGAAGACGACCTCGTGCAAGCCACAGGGAGAGCGATAGCCGCCCTTCGGTCGAATAAGGTGCGTACCGACAGATTCCACGATCAGGTCCGGATGATGTATTCGTGGACGGATGTGGCTCGGCGTACGGAACGTGTTTATAACGGCATATGTGGTGCAATCAGTGAAGAAGAGTTTTACGGTTACCTCCCCGGCGAGAGCTGGACAGGAGCCCGGGGCCGAGAACATAGTTTCGCACTCATTGATCGTTTAAAACGATATTATGGGTGTGGTATCTGGGCTGGTAAACTCTTTTGCCTCTGTGTTGTTATTGATTTTCTCCTCTACGTCTTCCTTGAATTTTGGATGCCTCGCACCAGCATCGATATCGCGCGGGATTGGCCGAAGAAGGTTAATCATGAACATGGGCGACATCGGACAGGGCAAGCCCCCTTTAACAGTTCTAGCGTGCGTTCTCAGGATTCTTGa